From Streptomyces sp. TLI_105, the proteins below share one genomic window:
- a CDS encoding carbohydrate ABC transporter permease: MRTRKPLTVAAVAKNLGALVLAAVFVFPVYWMFSSSLKPQHEIMTKDPVFVFTPTFENYTTATGVDLFWTYVTNSLTVTLGAVLLALVVALAASFAIARLRFRGRKGIVLVVMMAQMAPWEVMVIAMYMISRENDLLNSIPMLTLVYFVMVLPFTIWTLRGFIAAVPVELEEAAQIDGCTRGQAFRKVIFPLLAPGLMSTSLFGFITAWNEFAMILMLNKEKESQTLTLWLTQFQTAFGSDWGATMAASTLFALPVLIVFLFLQRKAVGGMTAGAVKG; the protein is encoded by the coding sequence CTGCGCACCAGGAAGCCGCTCACCGTCGCCGCGGTCGCCAAGAACCTCGGCGCCCTCGTGCTCGCGGCCGTGTTCGTCTTCCCGGTCTACTGGATGTTCTCGTCCTCGCTGAAGCCGCAGCACGAGATCATGACCAAGGACCCGGTCTTCGTCTTCACCCCGACGTTCGAGAACTACACGACCGCGACCGGCGTCGACCTGTTCTGGACGTACGTCACCAACAGCCTCACGGTCACCCTCGGCGCCGTACTGCTCGCGCTGGTCGTCGCCCTGGCCGCGAGCTTCGCGATCGCCCGCCTCAGGTTCAGGGGGCGCAAGGGCATCGTCCTCGTCGTGATGATGGCTCAGATGGCCCCCTGGGAGGTCATGGTCATCGCGATGTACATGATCTCCCGTGAGAACGACCTGCTCAACAGCATCCCGATGCTCACGCTCGTCTACTTCGTCATGGTCCTCCCCTTCACGATCTGGACCCTGCGCGGCTTCATCGCCGCCGTCCCGGTCGAACTGGAGGAGGCCGCGCAGATCGACGGCTGCACCCGCGGCCAGGCCTTCCGCAAGGTGATCTTCCCGCTGCTCGCACCCGGACTGATGTCGACCTCGCTCTTCGGCTTCATCACCGCCTGGAACGAGTTCGCCATGATCCTCATGCTGAACAAGGAGAAGGAGTCGCAGACCCTGACGCTCTGGCTGACCCAGTTCCAGACCGCCTTCGGCAGCGACTGGGGCGCCACCATGGCCGCCTCCACGCTCTTCGCCCTCCCCGTGCTCATCGTCTTCCTCTTCCTCCAGCGCAAGGCCGTCGGCGGCATGACCGCCGGCGCGGTGAAGGGATAA
- the nagB gene encoding glucosamine-6-phosphate deaminase, with translation MEVVIVKDAKAGGELIADGIADLLRSKPDALLGVATGSTPIPIYDALVARVSAGAVDVSRARIAQLDEYVGLPAGHPESYRSTVLRQVVEPLGLSPEAFMGPDGSAEDVLAACEAYDKALAEAGGVDLQILGIGTDGHIGFNEPCSSLASRTRIKTLTEQTRVDNARFFDDDIEQVPHHVITQGIGTILEARHLVLLATGEGKAEAVAQTVEGPVAALVPASALQLHPHATVVVDEAAASKLKLADYFRHTFANKPAWQGI, from the coding sequence GTGGAAGTTGTCATCGTCAAGGACGCCAAGGCCGGCGGCGAGCTCATCGCGGACGGCATCGCCGACCTCCTGCGCAGCAAGCCTGACGCGCTGCTCGGCGTGGCCACGGGCTCCACCCCGATCCCGATCTACGACGCCCTGGTCGCCCGGGTCTCCGCCGGCGCCGTGGACGTCTCCCGGGCCCGGATCGCCCAGCTCGACGAGTACGTCGGCCTGCCCGCGGGGCACCCGGAGTCGTACCGCTCCACCGTGCTCCGCCAGGTCGTCGAGCCGCTCGGGCTCTCCCCGGAGGCCTTCATGGGTCCCGACGGCTCCGCCGAGGACGTCCTGGCGGCCTGCGAGGCCTACGACAAGGCGCTGGCCGAGGCCGGCGGCGTGGATCTGCAGATCCTCGGCATCGGCACCGACGGGCACATCGGCTTCAACGAGCCGTGCTCCTCGCTCGCCTCCCGCACCCGGATCAAGACGCTCACCGAGCAGACCCGCGTCGACAACGCCCGCTTCTTCGACGACGACATCGAGCAGGTGCCGCACCACGTCATCACCCAGGGCATCGGCACCATCCTGGAGGCCCGTCACCTGGTGCTGCTCGCCACCGGCGAGGGCAAGGCCGAGGCCGTGGCGCAGACCGTCGAGGGCCCCGTGGCGGCGCTCGTGCCGGCCTCCGCGCTGCAGCTGCACCCGCACGCCACGGTCGTGGTGGACGAGGCCGCCGCCTCCAAGCTGAAGCTCGCGGACTACTTCCGCCACACCTTCGCGAACAAGCCCGCCTGGCAGGGCATCTAG
- a CDS encoding glycoside hydrolase family 3 protein: MTTLVHGSDTLTRDALTVLQPGFAGTTAPDWLLRRIGEGLSSVGLFGRNIADPEQLAALTARLRAERDDVLVAIDEEGGDVTRLEVKQGSSFPGNYALGSVDDVELTRAVARELGRRLVECGVDLNWAPSADVNSNAENPVIGVRSFGPDPDLVARHTVAYVDGLQGVGVAACTKHFPGHGDTNVDSHDALPRIDVDLATLHARELVPFRAAVAAGTKAVMSAHILLSALDPHRPATLSPQILTGLLRQELGFEGLIVTDGMEMQAVAATYGIERGSVLAIAAGADAICVGGGLCDEDTVLRLRDALVDAVRTGELPEERLADAAARVRALAAWTQAHRARGAGSVSGAAAQEGTAPGTDIGLVAARRALKVTRGERPYTPMTGAPYVASFTPVANFAVGDETPWGITAELERLLPGTESGSYGESSVDAVLAAAGERRIVAVVRDAHRHPWMTRALDGLLAARPDTVVVEMGLDEAEPRGALHIATHGAARVCGRAAAEAVVGTGA, from the coding sequence ATGACCACACTCGTACACGGCTCGGACACCCTGACCCGTGACGCGCTCACGGTCCTCCAGCCCGGCTTCGCCGGCACCACCGCCCCCGACTGGCTGCTCCGCCGCATCGGCGAGGGCCTCTCCTCGGTCGGACTCTTCGGCCGGAACATCGCCGACCCCGAGCAGCTCGCCGCCCTCACCGCGCGGCTGCGCGCCGAGCGGGACGACGTCCTCGTCGCCATCGACGAGGAGGGCGGGGACGTCACCCGCCTGGAGGTCAAGCAGGGCTCGTCCTTCCCCGGCAACTACGCGCTGGGCAGCGTCGACGACGTCGAGCTCACCCGGGCCGTCGCCCGCGAGCTGGGCCGCCGGCTCGTGGAGTGCGGCGTCGACCTGAACTGGGCGCCCTCGGCGGACGTCAACTCCAACGCCGAGAACCCGGTCATCGGCGTCCGCTCCTTCGGCCCGGACCCGGACCTGGTCGCCCGGCACACCGTGGCGTACGTCGACGGCCTCCAGGGCGTCGGGGTCGCGGCCTGCACCAAGCACTTCCCCGGACACGGCGACACCAACGTCGATTCGCACGACGCGCTGCCCCGGATCGATGTGGACCTCGCCACACTGCACGCCCGTGAGCTGGTACCTTTCCGCGCGGCCGTCGCCGCGGGTACCAAAGCGGTCATGAGCGCGCATATTCTGCTCTCCGCGCTCGACCCCCACCGTCCGGCCACCCTGAGCCCGCAGATCCTCACCGGTCTGCTGCGTCAGGAGCTGGGCTTCGAGGGGCTGATCGTCACCGACGGCATGGAGATGCAGGCCGTCGCGGCGACGTACGGCATCGAGCGCGGATCCGTCCTCGCGATCGCCGCGGGCGCCGACGCCATCTGCGTCGGCGGCGGGCTGTGCGACGAGGACACCGTGCTGCGGCTGCGAGACGCCCTCGTCGACGCGGTACGGACCGGTGAACTGCCCGAGGAGCGGCTGGCCGACGCCGCGGCGCGCGTGCGCGCCCTGGCGGCCTGGACCCAGGCGCACCGGGCCAGGGGGGCTGGATCGGTGTCGGGCGCGGCAGCGCAGGAGGGGACCGCGCCCGGCACCGACATCGGACTCGTCGCGGCCCGCCGGGCCCTGAAGGTGACCCGGGGGGAGCGGCCGTACACGCCGATGACCGGCGCTCCCTACGTGGCCTCCTTCACCCCGGTCGCCAACTTCGCGGTCGGTGACGAGACGCCCTGGGGCATCACGGCCGAGCTGGAGCGCCTGCTGCCCGGCACGGAGAGCGGCTCGTACGGCGAGTCGTCCGTGGACGCCGTCCTGGCCGCCGCGGGGGAGCGGCGGATCGTGGCGGTCGTACGGGACGCCCACCGGCACCCCTGGATGACCCGGGCCCTGGACGGCCTCCTCGCGGCCCGCCCCGACACCGTCGTGGTCGAGATGGGCCTCGACGAGGCGGAGCCCCGCGGGGCCCTGCACATCGCCACGCACGGCGCGGCCCGGGTCTGCGGCCGCGCCGCCGCCGAGGCCGTCGTCGGAACCGGCGCCTGA